A single region of the Fibrobacter sp. UWB2 genome encodes:
- a CDS encoding ATP-binding protein, with translation MWNPGNMPEEVKVKDLFKKHVSKPRNPNIANVFFKSGYVESWGRGYYNIELACEETDSKLPKPKAEFGGLTVECRASDPYKELASKWNIGGANRTINLPINSTQKMLLNLLQENNSYTYDELADKMQKTRETIRENVKKLQELGLIRRVGARKNGHWEIVEK, from the coding sequence ATGTGGAACCCGGGCAACATGCCGGAAGAAGTGAAGGTGAAGGACCTTTTCAAAAAGCATGTTTCTAAACCGCGTAACCCCAATATCGCCAATGTGTTTTTTAAGAGCGGTTATGTGGAAAGCTGGGGGCGCGGCTATTACAACATTGAATTGGCTTGCGAAGAAACTGATTCCAAGCTCCCTAAGCCAAAGGCCGAATTTGGCGGGCTTACGGTTGAATGCCGTGCAAGCGATCCGTATAAGGAACTTGCTAGTAAATGGAATATAGGTGGGGCGAACCGAACTATAAACCTGCCTATAAATAGTACGCAAAAGATGTTGCTGAATTTGTTGCAAGAGAATAATTCTTACACTTATGACGAGTTAGCCGATAAGATGCAGAAAACTCGAGAAACCATACGTGAGAACGTGAAAAAACTTCAGGAACTCGGCCTCATCCGTAGAGTCGGCGCGCGCAAAAACGGCCATTGGGAAATTGTTGAGAAATAA
- a CDS encoding AAA family ATPase: MDIYMPEKMLILKFRKNDLSTDSGKQIEFSGASAMKFFGIPANKNSDDYEFIYKAKDDYKSDKNDTRIQVQLKRSNQRKDYKIYPPKSFEDGYYEGSLKDFLLKDLGLCERNNSNDYLVFYEVGEKKIGFSYYRSDSMFVFDKESKKTEKNNDSYNLVFYGAPGTGKSFEMKKNTLDGSVVRTTLHPDSDYSTFVGSYKPTMRPEEAVGNSKNVKEVIAYSFVKQAFLKAYLGAWKKYSEMEGGNGALPKQYLVIEEINRGNCAQVFGDIFQLLDRSENGFSTYPIEADDDIRKEIERSFKNDYKLSSVLKINTVVDGYISSIPGSDLSHDVQEGRVLLLPPNLYIWATMNTSDQSLFPMDSAFKRRWEWKYFPIKEDVNKKWYISFGEENNLQKCEWWRFLKEINRRIGDLTRSEDKKIGFYFCKAQKGEIKQEAFVGKVLFYLYNEIMRIYGIEDFFTDENDTKEEPISFQSFYKEDGSINASKVEEFLKKMGLVQAIQSVKSYTIDNDNEEISANELIHKTLEKYIDKNNTESAEDIVKKWNSEMGLNLVTTEEIDEADSLEDGHGDLIYIKRVLENDDLELFIQKVQEKFKIKIKLSTKNIKKNK, encoded by the coding sequence ATGGATATCTACATGCCAGAAAAAATGTTGATTTTAAAATTTAGAAAAAACGACTTAAGCACAGACTCCGGTAAGCAAATAGAATTTTCTGGTGCGTCGGCAATGAAATTTTTTGGCATACCCGCCAATAAAAACTCGGACGATTACGAGTTTATTTATAAGGCGAAAGATGATTATAAAAGCGATAAAAACGACACACGTATTCAAGTTCAACTTAAGAGAAGCAACCAGCGCAAGGACTATAAGATTTATCCGCCAAAATCTTTTGAAGACGGCTATTATGAAGGTTCCCTGAAAGATTTTTTACTAAAAGATTTAGGTTTATGTGAGCGAAACAACTCGAACGATTATCTCGTTTTTTACGAGGTCGGTGAGAAAAAGATTGGGTTTTCTTATTATCGATCTGATTCAATGTTTGTATTTGACAAAGAATCGAAAAAAACTGAGAAGAATAACGATTCTTACAATCTGGTTTTTTATGGAGCCCCGGGTACAGGCAAATCGTTTGAAATGAAGAAAAATACTCTTGACGGAAGCGTCGTACGCACAACTCTTCATCCGGATAGTGATTATTCTACTTTTGTTGGGTCGTATAAACCTACGATGAGACCTGAGGAAGCAGTAGGTAATAGTAAAAACGTTAAGGAAGTGATTGCCTATAGCTTTGTTAAACAAGCGTTTTTAAAAGCGTATTTGGGAGCATGGAAAAAATATTCCGAAATGGAGGGTGGAAATGGGGCGCTTCCAAAACAATATCTTGTTATAGAAGAAATAAACCGTGGTAATTGTGCTCAAGTATTTGGAGATATATTTCAACTGTTAGACCGTTCTGAAAACGGGTTTTCCACATATCCAATCGAAGCGGATGATGATATTCGGAAAGAAATCGAAAGATCTTTCAAAAACGACTATAAGTTGAGTTCAGTTTTGAAGATAAATACTGTTGTAGACGGCTATATAAGCAGTATTCCTGGTTCAGATCTTTCTCACGATGTGCAGGAAGGTCGCGTTCTGTTATTACCGCCAAATTTATATATATGGGCGACAATGAACACAAGTGATCAATCCCTGTTTCCGATGGATTCTGCGTTTAAACGACGCTGGGAATGGAAGTATTTCCCTATAAAAGAAGACGTAAATAAGAAATGGTATATTTCTTTTGGAGAAGAAAATAATCTTCAAAAATGTGAATGGTGGCGTTTTCTGAAGGAGATTAACCGTAGAATCGGGGACCTCACGAGAAGCGAAGATAAAAAAATAGGTTTTTATTTCTGCAAAGCGCAAAAGGGTGAAATTAAACAAGAAGCTTTTGTTGGAAAGGTCTTGTTCTATCTCTATAACGAGATTATGAGAATTTATGGCATAGAAGACTTCTTTACAGACGAGAATGATACCAAAGAAGAACCTATATCATTCCAAAGTTTTTATAAAGAAGATGGCTCTATTAACGCAAGTAAGGTTGAAGAATTTTTGAAAAAAATGGGATTAGTTCAAGCAATACAGTCCGTGAAATCTTATACGATTGACAATGACAATGAAGAAATTTCGGCTAATGAACTCATTCATAAGACTCTAGAAAAATATATTGACAAGAATAATACTGAAAGTGCCGAGGATATTGTCAAAAAATGGAATAGTGAAATGGGACTCAATCTTGTTACGACGGAAGAAATAGACGAAGCTGATAGTCTAGAAGATGGCCATGGAGACCTCATATATATAAAGCGCGTTTTAGAAAACGATGATCTCGAGCTTTTTATTCAAAAAGTTCAAGAGAAATTTAAAATAAAAATAAAATTGTCTACAAAGAACATCAAAAAAAATAAATGA
- a CDS encoding LlaJI family restriction endonuclease, with translation MKILIEAYSYNGNSVKNILKGISNLRDVKGKVNVNYVGYFYNPSLKDCVFILPRVLLNKEEKVFGRLNPEEIIDFDDSNSKFSESERAFIYELAVWIYRAIVVFNEHNPTNTIIRKQDAPQMNPSPLRRYNTFLDILLALQKFNRENQQLIFSILKEIRSGYNKINWNKTISRNRVIVQDGTPFYYQFVNKRRVNNPDEELLMIYYSILNYIREEYGFPIQIALGFDLIKGPSFDQYLNGMGIARLRQIRYKYFSDVSLFLWDLCYAFFEKSKKISMDVNEQEYLLAANFETVFEAIIDDLVGDPHENFPKGLVEQDDGKRVDHMYRYNDLIRGDANENLIYYIGDSKYYKQKTLLTKNSVYKQFTYARNVIQWNIDLFFNGQANEKKGHVKLRDDDTEGYNVIPNFFISATQEEFNRNDNIKLKTKKPFFSFQFENRLFDRDTLLIAHYNVNFLFVISLYAQNNLSQKDKWKKKVREMFRKEIREMLEEKFHFYIMKAHSDAKAIPFLRKNFGSVLGKVFSPYKNKEYYYLALNKSEKFKKDNNIVCELLKEQFDIRPCKLGDKLENLFLK, from the coding sequence ATGAAGATTTTGATTGAAGCGTACAGTTATAATGGAAATTCCGTTAAGAACATTCTTAAAGGGATCTCTAATTTACGTGACGTAAAAGGGAAAGTTAATGTTAATTATGTGGGTTATTTTTATAATCCATCTTTAAAAGATTGCGTTTTCATTTTACCAAGGGTTTTGCTGAATAAGGAGGAAAAGGTTTTTGGGAGACTTAACCCCGAAGAAATCATAGATTTTGATGACTCTAATTCGAAATTTAGTGAGTCAGAACGGGCGTTTATTTACGAGCTTGCTGTTTGGATATATCGTGCTATTGTCGTTTTTAACGAACATAATCCCACAAACACGATTATTCGCAAACAAGATGCCCCGCAGATGAACCCAAGCCCCTTGCGCCGATATAATACTTTCCTGGACATTTTACTTGCTTTACAAAAATTTAATCGTGAGAATCAACAGCTAATTTTTTCAATCTTAAAAGAAATCCGTTCTGGTTACAATAAAATTAATTGGAACAAGACAATTAGTCGAAATAGGGTAATTGTTCAAGACGGAACCCCCTTTTATTATCAGTTTGTTAATAAGAGGAGGGTGAATAATCCGGACGAAGAACTTCTGATGATTTATTATTCCATTTTAAATTACATACGTGAGGAATACGGATTTCCCATTCAGATAGCTTTAGGTTTCGACTTAATCAAAGGACCTTCATTTGATCAGTATTTGAACGGAATGGGAATCGCTCGTCTACGTCAAATCAGATATAAATATTTCAGCGATGTGTCCCTGTTTTTGTGGGATCTTTGCTATGCATTCTTCGAAAAAAGTAAGAAAATAAGCATGGATGTCAACGAACAAGAATATTTATTAGCCGCTAACTTCGAAACTGTTTTTGAAGCAATAATTGATGATCTTGTCGGAGACCCCCATGAAAATTTCCCCAAGGGTCTGGTTGAACAAGATGATGGCAAGCGAGTCGACCATATGTATAGATATAATGATTTGATAAGAGGTGATGCTAATGAGAATTTAATCTATTATATAGGCGACTCTAAATATTACAAGCAAAAAACGCTCCTTACGAAAAATTCAGTTTATAAACAATTTACGTATGCTCGCAACGTAATCCAATGGAATATAGACTTATTTTTTAATGGGCAGGCCAATGAGAAAAAAGGTCATGTCAAGTTAAGAGATGACGATACAGAAGGGTATAATGTAATTCCCAATTTTTTTATAAGCGCCACGCAAGAAGAGTTTAATCGAAACGATAATATCAAATTAAAAACAAAAAAACCTTTTTTCAGCTTTCAATTTGAAAATAGATTGTTTGACAGAGACACTTTGTTGATTGCTCACTACAATGTAAATTTTTTGTTCGTTATATCTCTTTATGCCCAGAACAATCTTTCGCAAAAAGATAAGTGGAAAAAGAAAGTTCGCGAAATGTTCCGTAAAGAAATCAGGGAAATGTTGGAAGAAAAATTTCATTTTTATATTATGAAGGCACATTCAGATGCGAAAGCAATTCCTTTCTTGCGTAAAAATTTCGGTTCAGTATTGGGCAAGGTTTTTTCACCGTACAAAAATAAAGAATATTACTATTTGGCTTTGAATAAATCAGAAAAATTTAAAAAAGACAATAATATCGTGTGTGAATTATTGAAGGAACAGTTTGACATACGCCCATGCAAACTAGGCGATAAACTTGAGAATTTATTTTTGAAATAG